In one Gemmatimonadota bacterium genomic region, the following are encoded:
- a CDS encoding CopG family transcriptional regulator → MAATIQLAPEAEKRIDSLVARTGHSKDFFLREIIKRGLEDVEDYYLAADLLEGVREDTKAVYSNNPS, encoded by the coding sequence ATGGCGGCTACTATTCAACTGGCTCCCGAAGCTGAGAAACGAATTGATTCCCTCGTGGCGCGAACAGGGCACAGCAAGGATTTCTTTCTTAGAGAGATTATCAAACGCGGTCTTGAGGATGTGGAGGATTACTATCTTGCCGCAGACTTACTGGAGGGCGTCCGAGAGGACACAAAGGCGGTGTACTCAAATAATCCATCATAA